A genomic window from Helicobacter sp. MIT 21-1697 includes:
- the bioC gene encoding malonyl-ACP O-methyltransferase BioC: MKKLEDTSLDFNLISFHKARYTYNQNSPIQHTMRLHLLDLLKKHTNRKSFDSIFEFGAGMGELTALVSKSFDFQHYITNDLYPYDISAALHNERISHLAFNMAQLPAHPLSKNQFELIISNACLQWLDCASILTALKSMIAYGGILALSSFGQNNMHEIREITGVGLQYESLETIRALLEKDFEILALESTYHHLHFDSALEVFRHLKLSGVNAFGINKPFVLTKTMLKNYTQKFNNTLTYEPLYILALKH; the protein is encoded by the coding sequence ATGAAGAAGCTAGAAGATACCTCTCTTGATTTTAATCTTATTTCTTTTCACAAAGCCCGATACACCTATAATCAAAATAGTCCTATACAACACACTATGAGACTTCATCTTTTAGACTTACTCAAAAAGCACACGAATCGTAAAAGTTTTGATTCTATCTTTGAATTTGGTGCAGGAATGGGAGAACTTACAGCACTTGTAAGCAAATCATTTGATTTTCAACACTATATAACAAATGACTTGTATCCTTATGATATAAGTGCAGCATTGCACAATGAGAGAATCTCACACCTTGCTTTTAATATGGCACAGCTTCCTGCACACCCTCTTTCAAAAAACCAATTTGAACTTATCATTTCTAATGCCTGCTTACAATGGCTTGATTGCGCCTCTATACTCACTGCTTTAAAATCTATGATTGCTTACGGCGGGATATTGGCATTAAGTAGCTTTGGGCAAAATAATATGCACGAAATACGCGAAATTACAGGTGTAGGATTGCAATATGAAAGCCTAGAGACAATACGCGCATTACTAGAAAAAGACTTTGAAATCCTTGCTTTAGAATCCACATATCATCACTTGCATTTTGATAGCGCCCTTGAGGTCTTTAGGCATCTCAAACTTAGCGGCGTAAATGCCTTTGGTATCAACAAGCCTTTTGTCCTCACAAAGACTATGCTCAAAAATTACACTCAAAAATTTAATAATACACTCACTTATGAACCTCTTTATATCCTTGCACTTAAACATTAG
- a CDS encoding pimeloyl-ACP methyl esterase BioG family protein has product MKYQWLHRIRQDSLAKDLVICMGGFGSEPSHFQHLCSYECDVIMFYDYRDINALKSYDIHDILQLTHNHFRHIYLIAFSLGVCVANAIFAPIWGQFTRTLAINGTPLGIDRIYGIPPALFRHTIKHLDVQQFRIGLLGHRLDTHFALRDNQTLRNELEALYEFSQSTHSYQSQRWECALISHNDKIFPPEANKHYWLSLTPQNTRILWSDEPHFVFFGFSSWEELCCL; this is encoded by the coding sequence ATGAAATATCAATGGCTTCATAGAATCAGACAAGATTCTTTAGCGAAAGATTTAGTGATATGTATGGGTGGTTTTGGAAGTGAGCCTAGCCATTTTCAACATCTTTGCTCTTATGAATGTGATGTCATTATGTTTTATGATTATAGAGATATAAACGCGTTAAAATCCTATGATATACACGATATTTTACAGCTCACACACAATCATTTTAGACATATTTATCTTATCGCTTTTTCACTTGGTGTATGTGTGGCAAATGCTATTTTTGCACCGATATGGGGGCAATTTACACGCACACTTGCCATTAATGGCACGCCTCTAGGGATTGATAGAATCTATGGCATTCCCCCTGCACTTTTTAGACACACTATCAAACATCTTGATGTGCAACAATTTCGTATAGGATTATTGGGACATAGACTAGATACTCATTTTGCTTTGCGTGATAATCAAACCTTACGCAATGAACTTGAGGCGCTTTATGAGTTTTCTCAATCTACGCACTCATATCAATCTCAAAGGTGGGAATGCGCACTTATATCACATAATGATAAAATTTTCCCACCAGAGGCAAATAAACACTATTGGCTTTCTCTAACTCCACAAAATACGCGGATTCTATGGAGTGATGAGCCACATTTTGTTTTCTTTGGCTTTAGCTCGTGGGAAGAATTGTGTTGCCTATGA
- a CDS encoding aminotransferase class I/II-fold pyridoxal phosphate-dependent enzyme yields the protein MRNKASFDYTSSSDVGLNARLKTLKNAHNFRTITDYQHNGISITPYASHTHHSSHKPLINFASNDYLALSLDTALTQEFLSTLCAQDMVFSSASSRSLSGGFPIYDTLESHLSQLYAPKKALLFNSGYHCNLSCIQGLGTLTHTLFLLDRFSHASVFDGARNTHFKRFRHNDMTALEALIEFHHSHYERVIVVTEGLFSMEGDFGKINDIIQLKKAYPNVFLYVDEAHSVGVCGNNGLGIAYEYIKEIDFLVLTFGKALASMGACMLCNATQRDFFINTARGLIYSTALPPINVAWSNFIWSKIPTLNHKREKLHLLSQHLRSLLKEKGYAARGEAHIISLMCGDNHSAITLSHRLRECGFFAPAIKEPTIPKGTARIRFSLNAALELEHISQLAEAL from the coding sequence ATGCGCAACAAAGCCTCGTTTGATTACACTTCATCATCTGATGTAGGCTTAAATGCGCGATTAAAAACACTTAAAAATGCACATAATTTCCGCACAATTACAGATTATCAACATAATGGCATTTCTATTACTCCTTATGCCTCACACACTCATCATTCATCGCATAAACCCCTCATTAATTTTGCAAGCAATGACTATCTCGCTCTTTCACTAGATACTGCGCTTACCCAAGAATTTCTTAGCACACTCTGTGCGCAAGATATGGTTTTTTCTAGTGCATCTTCGCGTTCTTTAAGTGGAGGATTCCCTATTTATGACACTTTAGAATCTCATCTTAGCCAACTCTACGCACCTAAAAAAGCCTTACTTTTTAACAGCGGTTATCACTGCAATCTCTCCTGCATTCAGGGATTAGGCACTCTTACACACACACTTTTTTTGCTTGATAGATTCTCTCACGCGAGCGTATTTGATGGAGCGCGAAACACCCATTTTAAGCGATTTAGACATAATGATATGACTGCACTTGAAGCGCTTATTGAGTTTCATCATTCTCATTATGAGCGCGTTATCGTTGTAACCGAAGGACTTTTTAGTATGGAGGGAGATTTCGGCAAAATCAATGACATAATACAACTTAAAAAAGCTTACCCCAATGTATTTTTATATGTTGATGAAGCCCATAGTGTTGGTGTATGTGGAAATAATGGACTTGGAATAGCCTATGAATACATTAAGGAAATTGATTTTCTTGTGCTGACTTTTGGCAAAGCTTTGGCTTCTATGGGGGCTTGTATGCTGTGTAATGCAACCCAAAGAGACTTTTTTATCAATACTGCGCGAGGACTCATATATTCTACTGCGCTACCACCAATTAATGTTGCGTGGAGTAATTTTATCTGGAGTAAGATACCTACTTTAAACCATAAGCGCGAAAAATTACATCTTTTAAGTCAGCATCTCCGCTCACTTTTAAAAGAAAAAGGCTATGCAGCAAGAGGCGAAGCACATATTATCTCGCTTATGTGTGGAGATAATCACTCTGCAATTACGCTCTCTCATCGACTGCGTGAGTGCGGATTTTTTGCTCCTGCCATCAAAGAACCCACTATTCCTAAAGGAACAGCAAGAATCCGATTCTCTCTCAATGCTGCTTTAGAGTTAGAGCATATATCTCAACTTGCAGAAGCACTATGA
- a CDS encoding adenosylmethionine--8-amino-7-oxononanoate transaminase, with the protein MLDLKALDLAHIWHPCTQMKDHETLPLIPIQSAKGVYLYDFEGKSFIDGISSWWVNLFGHCNPFINAAIMQQLEQLEHIILAGFSHKGIITYSQRLCALLPQSLQKCFYADNGSSAVEVALKMSFHSHYNVGNKEKNAFLSLNNAYHGETLGALSVGDVGLYKSTYEPLLLETLNTPVPSGIWNPNDGAINGDYHKEIEALEQILKKHAHRICAFILEPLLQCAGGMNMYPAAYVKEACALARKHNIHIIFDEIAVGFGRTGSMFALEQCDVVPDFLCLSKGITGGYLPLSVVVTNDSIYQGFYARYEEQKAFLHSHSYTGNALAIAAANAVLDIFERDDVILANHSLSAAIAKQWSMLSKHKKVASVRVCGMVFAFDLIGCKLTRAGLYVYEQALAKGVLLRPLGNTIYFMPPYVISLEIAEYVCNVLDSILENEF; encoded by the coding sequence ATGCTAGATTTAAAAGCTTTAGATTTGGCGCATATTTGGCATCCTTGCACACAAATGAAAGACCACGAAACATTACCACTTATCCCTATTCAATCAGCAAAGGGCGTGTATTTATATGATTTTGAGGGAAAGTCGTTTATTGATGGTATCAGTAGTTGGTGGGTGAATCTTTTTGGGCATTGCAATCCTTTTATTAATGCAGCCATTATGCAGCAATTAGAACAACTAGAGCATATCATCTTAGCTGGATTCTCACACAAAGGCATCATTACTTATTCGCAGAGATTGTGTGCCTTGCTCCCGCAGAGTTTGCAAAAATGTTTTTATGCTGATAATGGCTCAAGCGCAGTTGAAGTAGCGTTAAAAATGAGCTTCCATAGTCATTATAATGTAGGCAATAAAGAAAAAAATGCATTTTTATCCCTTAACAATGCTTATCACGGCGAAACTTTAGGGGCTTTAAGTGTGGGTGATGTAGGGCTTTATAAAAGCACTTATGAACCTCTTTTGCTTGAAACTTTAAATACGCCTGTGCCATCGGGTATATGGAATCCTAATGATGGTGCAATAAATGGAGATTATCACAAAGAGATTGAAGCCTTGGAGCAGATTCTAAAAAAGCACGCTCATCGCATTTGTGCGTTTATCCTTGAGCCTTTATTGCAGTGTGCGGGAGGTATGAATATGTATCCTGCTGCTTATGTGAAAGAGGCGTGTGCATTGGCACGAAAGCATAATATTCATATTATTTTTGATGAAATTGCTGTGGGATTTGGGCGCACAGGCAGTATGTTTGCCCTAGAGCAATGCGATGTAGTGCCTGATTTTCTCTGCCTCTCTAAAGGCATTACAGGTGGGTATCTCCCCTTGTCTGTTGTGGTTACGAACGATAGTATTTATCAAGGATTCTATGCGCGTTATGAGGAGCAAAAAGCCTTTTTGCATTCCCATAGTTATACAGGCAATGCCCTAGCCATAGCTGCTGCAAATGCTGTATTGGATATTTTTGAGCGAGATGATGTTATACTTGCTAATCATTCTTTAAGTGCCGCCATAGCTAAGCAATGGTCTATGCTCTCAAAGCATAAAAAAGTAGCTAGTGTGCGTGTGTGCGGAATGGTGTTTGCATTTGATTTGATTGGGTGTAAGCTTACAAGAGCGGGATTATATGTGTATGAGCAAGCACTTGCAAAAGGTGTGTTGTTGCGCCCTTTGGGGAACACGATTTATTTTATGCCACCTTATGTGATAAGCCTTGAAATCGCTGAATATGTATGCAATGTGCTTGATAGCATTTTAGAAAATGAATTTTGA
- the bioD gene encoding ATP-dependent dethiobiotin synthetase BioD, with translation MNTMLRQLYIAGIHTDVGKTHFSAAFCKAFSYTYFKLLQAGSPTDEQRVKELSPNTEILPSALTLRTAASPHIGRKYENLTYNGLHLKIPQSDKLLIELAGGIFTPLDDKHTFFDYILAHPRPAIVVGRYYLGCINHILLTLHAMQNMPILALVMLKDTKDTHRDEIDEFVRSYTKIPLVHIQSYTTQSLDSAANKLSCELTPYIQELL, from the coding sequence ATGAATACGATGTTGCGTCAGCTTTATATCGCGGGAATCCATACAGATGTAGGCAAAACGCACTTCAGTGCAGCTTTTTGCAAGGCATTTTCATATACTTATTTTAAACTCCTTCAAGCAGGAAGTCCGACAGATGAGCAGCGTGTGAAAGAACTTTCCCCAAACACAGAGATTTTACCCTCTGCACTCACTCTTCGCACTGCTGCTTCTCCTCATATCGGGCGTAAATATGAAAATCTAACATATAATGGGCTGCATTTGAAGATTCCACAATCTGATAAGCTCCTTATTGAACTTGCAGGAGGGATTTTCACACCACTTGATGATAAGCATACTTTCTTTGATTATATCCTTGCTCATCCTCGCCCTGCTATTGTTGTGGGGAGATACTATTTGGGCTGTATTAATCATATCTTGCTCACATTACACGCTATGCAGAATATGCCTATTCTTGCACTTGTTATGCTTAAAGATACCAAAGATACACATCGCGATGAGATTGATGAATTTGTGCGCTCTTATACAAAAATCCCGCTTGTGCATATACAATCTTATACAACACAGAGTTTAGATTCTGCTGCAAACAAGCTCTCTTGTGAGCTCACGCCTTATATCCAAGAGTTATTATAA
- a CDS encoding LLM class flavin-dependent oxidoreductase yields the protein MEFGYWTPVWGSWLRNVDNDSTQGTWEYIKDLTLRAEDLGYVLTLVPELYLNDIKGEKAPALDAWAIANGLAAVTKKIEILAALRPQYHQVAITAKQIATISQICGGRFSINMVSAWWAEEARQYGISFDGHDDRYALTHEYTDVLRGFWSKSPFSHQGKYFHFENSFNEPKPPKMPLVYAGGESERGREAITRFADKYLMHGGTIEEVREKIADMKARKQKAGLAPFKGFGMATYIIIRDTEEEALKELERITTIKNYADYENSYQNFTGNSQLDVEVSKYDYSVSNRGLRSNLVGTAEQVAQRIKAYEEAGLNLLIVQCAPMKEELERIAKELMPLVK from the coding sequence ATGGAATTTGGATATTGGACACCTGTTTGGGGAAGTTGGCTTAGAAATGTTGATAATGATAGCACACAAGGCACTTGGGAGTATATCAAAGACTTGACACTGCGCGCCGAAGATCTTGGCTATGTGCTTACGCTCGTGCCTGAACTTTATTTAAACGATATTAAAGGCGAAAAAGCTCCTGCGCTTGATGCGTGGGCTATTGCAAATGGCTTAGCCGCAGTTACGAAAAAAATTGAGATTCTCGCAGCCTTGCGTCCGCAATATCATCAAGTTGCAATCACAGCAAAGCAAATTGCTACGATTTCGCAAATTTGCGGAGGACGATTTAGCATTAATATGGTTTCAGCGTGGTGGGCAGAGGAAGCGAGGCAATATGGCATAAGTTTTGATGGGCACGATGATAGATATGCACTTACACACGAATATACCGATGTTTTAAGGGGATTTTGGAGCAAGAGTCCCTTTAGTCATCAAGGCAAATATTTTCATTTTGAAAATTCATTTAATGAACCCAAACCTCCTAAAATGCCACTTGTATATGCAGGAGGAGAAAGTGAAAGGGGAAGAGAAGCCATTACGCGCTTTGCAGATAAATATTTAATGCACGGAGGCACAATAGAGGAAGTAAGAGAAAAAATCGCTGATATGAAAGCAAGAAAACAAAAGGCTGGTTTAGCCCCCTTTAAAGGCTTTGGAATGGCTACTTATATCATCATTAGAGATACAGAGGAAGAAGCGTTAAAAGAGCTAGAGCGAATCACAACAATTAAAAATTATGCAGATTATGAAAATTCCTATCAAAATTTCACAGGCAATTCTCAACTTGATGTGGAAGTTTCTAAGTATGATTATAGCGTTTCTAATCGTGGTTTGCGCTCTAATCTTGTCGGCACAGCCGAGCAAGTCGCACAAAGAATCAAAGCCTACGAGGAAGCGGGACTTAATCTCCTTATCGTGCAATGTGCCCCGATGAAAGAGGAACTTGAGCGCATTGCTAAAGAGCTTATGCCACTTGTAAAATAG